The Streptomyces sp. NBC_00775 genome includes the window CGACTGCTCGGCGCGGAGCCGACCGGTGAACCGCAGGCGGAGATGTGGATGGGCGCCCATCCGGGCGCGCCCTCGCGCACCGCGCGCGGTCCGCTGAACGAGGTCATCGCCGAGGACCCCGGGAAGGAACTCGGCCGCGCGGCCGTCGCCAAATTCGGCCCCCGCCTGCCGTTCCTGCTGAAGATCCTCGCCGCGGGCGGCCCCCTCTCCCTCCAGGTGCACCCCAACCTGGAGCAGGCGAGAGAGGGTTACGAGGACGAGGAGAGCCGCGGCATCCCGATCGACGCCCCGCACCGCAACTACAAGGACGCCAACCACAAGCCCGAACTGATCTGCGCCCTCACCGAGTTCGACGGTCTGTGCGGCTTCCGCGCGCCCGACGAGGCCGCCGAACTCCTCGCGGGCCTGGACGTCGACTCCCTCAAGCCGTACGTCGACCTGCTGCACGCCCACCCGCAGGACGCGGCGCTGCGCGAGATCCTGACGGCCGTGCTGAGCGCGGACCCCGAGGACATGTCCCGCACGGTCACCGAGGCCGCGGCCGCCTGCGCCCGCCTCGGCGGCGACTACGCCCCGTACGCCGATATCGCCCACCACTACCCGGGCGACCCCGGTGTCCTCGCCGCGATGCTCCTCAACTACGTCCAACTGCAGCCCGGAGAGGCCCTGTTCCTCGGCGCCGGAGTCCCGCACGCGTACTTGAACGGCCTCGGCGTCGAGATCATGGCCAACTCCGACAACGTCCTGCGCTGCGGCCTGACCCCCAAGCACGTGGACGTCCCCGAACTCCTGCGCGTCGTCCACTTCGAGGCGAGCGACCCCGGCGTCCTGCGCCCGGAGGCGTCCCCCGACGGCGAGGAGGTCTACGCGACCCCCATCGACGAGTTCCGCCTGTCCCGGTACGTCCTGGCGGAGGGCGCCGCCCCGCGCGATCTCACGCGCGAGACCCCGCAGATCCTGCTCTGCACGGCGGGTTCCGTACGCGCGGACGGCAGCACGCTGACTCCCGGCCAGTCGGTCTTCGTACCGGCGGGCGAAAAGGCCGAAGTGCTCGGGAATGGCACGATCTTCCGCGCGACAGTGGTGGCCTGACGGGACGACTGTGGTGACCTGAGGCGCCGTTGTCCGAGCGGGCTGCAACAATGGCCCACGGGCAAAAGGCAGGCAAAGCCCTGACGGCGTACGAAGGGACAGCAGGAGCACATGAGCGCTTCAGGCGGCACCAAAGCGATCGTGGCGGCACTCGGCGCCAACCTCGCGATCGCGGTATCGAAGTTCGCGGCGTTCGCCTTCAGCGGCTCGTCCTCGATGCTCGCCGAGGGCGTCCACTCGCTCGCCGACTCCGGCAACCAGGCCCTGCTCCTGATCGGCGGCAAGAAGGCCCAGCGCGAGGCGACCCCGCAGCACCCCTTCGGCTACGGCCGCGAGCGCTACATCTACGCCTTCCTCGTCTCGATCGTCCTCTTCTCGGTCGGCGGCATGTTCGCCGTCTACGAGGGCTACGAGAAGATCAAGCACCCGCACGAGATCGAGCACTGGTACTGGCCGGTGGGCGTCCTGGTGTTCGCGATCATCGCCGAGGGCTTCTCCTTCCGCACGGCCATCAAGGAGTCCAACGAACTGCGCGGCACGCTGTCCTGGGCACAGTTCATCCGCCGCGCCAAGGCCCCCGAGCTGCCGGTCGTCCTCCTGGAGGACTTCGGCGCGCTGATCGGTCTGGTCCTCGCGCTCGGCGGCGTCGGCCTGGCCCTGCTCACCGGCGACGGCGTCTGGGACGGCATCGGCACGGTCTGCATCGGCGTCCTGCTCATCCTGATCGCCCTGGTCCTGGCCGCCGAGACCAAGTCCCTCCTCCTCGGCGAGGCCGCGGGCACCGATGACGTCAAGAAGATCGAGGACGCCATCGTCGACGGCCACACGGTTACCGGCATCATCCACATGCGCACGCTCCACCTCGGCCCGGAGGAGCTCCTGATCGCCGCCAAGATCGCCGTCCAGCACGACGACACCGCCGCCGAGGTCGCCTCCGCGATCAACGCCGCCGAGTCCCGCATCCGCACCGCAGTCCCTATCGCCCGCGTGATCTACCTCGAGCCGGACATCTACAGCGAGGCGGAGGCGGCCAAGGGCCCGGACCGCGAGGCGACGCCCGGGGGACCGTCCCCGGCACCCGAGCACTGATGTCACCTTGCCTGTACGCGGTTGGGGCCCGCCCGGAGTCGTCCGGGCGGGCCCCAACCGTCGTTCACACCTGCTGCACGGCCCACGGCGGCGTCGGCGGCACCGCCCGGCTCCGGCGTCGTACGACAAAGGCGGCGATCCCGAAGCCGACCCCGGCGAGCGCGATCGGCACCCCGAGCATCCCGGTCACCGCAAGCGCGATGGGCACCGCACGATGGCCGACCACCCGACCCTGCACCGCGCCGACGGGCACCGTCCCGCCGTGGTCGTCGAGGAAGTACCGGGAGTCCCTCGCGTTCAGGCGGTGATCGCCGAGCAGGAACAGCCGCCCTTCGGGCACCGTGACGTCGTACGGGTCGTACTGCCTGTGCACTTCGTCGACGACACCGTCCTGCAGATACGGCTCGTCGAGCGGCTTCCCGTTGACGGTGATCCGCTCGTTCGCTCCCTCACCCCCGCAGCACGCCACGCGGTCGCCACCGACCCCGATGACGCGCTGTATGACACTTCCCGCCGATCCGTACCGATCCGGCGCGGAGAACAGCACCACGTCACCACGCCGTATCCGCTCCCCGCCGACGCGCTCGACGAACAGCCGCTCACCGACCGCATATGTGGGCGTCATGCTCCCGCTCCGCACCGTGGCCGTCGTATAGGCGCTGCGCGCATACATCAAGGACCCGAGCAGCAACACCAAACCGAACGGCCCCAGCACCCACGCCGTGACCGCCAGCCCTCGCCCCCTGCGCATCCCCAACCCCTCCCCGCACGGCACTCCCGCGCGCGCAGAGGCTAGCGGTTTCCTGTGAACGTACGGCGAGGGGCCCCGGCCTCGCGTCCACGGGGCCGGCCGCTCAATGAAGCTCGTCCAGCAGGCCGAGGATCGCGCCCTCGTCCGCCGCCTCAGGCAGCCGCTCCCGGAACCCGGGGTCCATCCACATTCCGCGACAACATCGCCAGGATCCGCAGATGCTCGCCGCCCGCGGCCGCCTCCGGCACGGAGATCGTGAACACCTGCTTGGCCCCGTCGCGCGCACCCCACTCGATGCCCTCGCCGGACCGCGCGAACCCGACGACCGGCGCGGTCACCGCATCCGTCCTGATCCCGAGGACCTCCCGTCATCGGCCTGATCCATGCGCGCGGGACCCCGCTGTGTCCGAAGGCGGACTGGGGACGGCCGGGTCCACCGGTGTAGCTTGGTGACTTAGCCAGACGTCGCTGCTGATGGCGGTCGGGCGGTCCCACCGCGGACCGGCCGAGGGAGAGAGGGCCTCCGACGGACTGCGCTGCGCGCACCAGGCACACCTGTGCCCTGCCGGGCACCTCCGTGCCCAGCTCGGGCATGTGTATGCCCGCCGCCGCGCAGACAGCCGTATCCACCTCGCCCCAATCCCGACCCCGAGGAGCAGCTCGCCATGACGACTGTCGACAACCGACAGGACTTCAAGGTCGCCGACCTCTCCCTGGCCGAGTTCGGCCGCAAGGAGATCACCCTCGCCGAGCACGAGATGCCCGGCCTGATGTCGATCCGCAAGGAGTACGCCGAGGCGCAGCCCCTCGCGGGCGCCCGCGTCACCGGCTCCCTGCACATGACGGTGCAGACCGCCGTACTCATCGAGACCCTGGCCGCCCTGGGCGCCGAGGTCCGCTGGGCCTCCTGCAACATCTTCTCCACCCAGGACCACGCCGCCGCCGCCATCGCGGTCGGCCCGAACGGCACGCCCGACAACCCGCAGGGCGTCCCGGTCTTCGCCTGGAAGGGCGAGACCCTGGAGGAGTACTGGTGGTGCACGGAGCAGGCGCTGACCTGGCCGAACACCCCCACCGGCGGCCCGAACATGATCCTGGACGACGGCGGTGACGCCACTCTCCTCGTCCACAAGGGCGTCGAGTACGAGAAGGACGGCAAGGTCCCCTCGGTCGACACCGCCGAGTCCGACGAGCACCGCGTCATCCTCGAACTCCTGAACCGCACCATCACCGACGGCTCCCAGAAGTGGACCCAGCTCGCCTCGGAGATCCGCGGCGTGACCGAGGAGACCACGACCGGCGTCCACCGTCTCTACGAGATGCACCGCGACGGCACCCTGCTGTTCCCGGCGATCAACGTGAACGACGCCGTGACGAAGTCGAAGTTCGACAACAAGTACGGCTGC containing:
- the manA gene encoding mannose-6-phosphate isomerase, class I, which codes for MDRLDNTIRPYAWGSTTAIPRLLGAEPTGEPQAEMWMGAHPGAPSRTARGPLNEVIAEDPGKELGRAAVAKFGPRLPFLLKILAAGGPLSLQVHPNLEQAREGYEDEESRGIPIDAPHRNYKDANHKPELICALTEFDGLCGFRAPDEAAELLAGLDVDSLKPYVDLLHAHPQDAALREILTAVLSADPEDMSRTVTEAAAACARLGGDYAPYADIAHHYPGDPGVLAAMLLNYVQLQPGEALFLGAGVPHAYLNGLGVEIMANSDNVLRCGLTPKHVDVPELLRVVHFEASDPGVLRPEASPDGEEVYATPIDEFRLSRYVLAEGAAPRDLTRETPQILLCTAGSVRADGSTLTPGQSVFVPAGEKAEVLGNGTIFRATVVA
- a CDS encoding cation diffusion facilitator family transporter; its protein translation is MSASGGTKAIVAALGANLAIAVSKFAAFAFSGSSSMLAEGVHSLADSGNQALLLIGGKKAQREATPQHPFGYGRERYIYAFLVSIVLFSVGGMFAVYEGYEKIKHPHEIEHWYWPVGVLVFAIIAEGFSFRTAIKESNELRGTLSWAQFIRRAKAPELPVVLLEDFGALIGLVLALGGVGLALLTGDGVWDGIGTVCIGVLLILIALVLAAETKSLLLGEAAGTDDVKKIEDAIVDGHTVTGIIHMRTLHLGPEELLIAAKIAVQHDDTAAEVASAINAAESRIRTAVPIARVIYLEPDIYSEAEAAKGPDREATPGGPSPAPEH
- the lepB gene encoding signal peptidase I translates to MRRGRGLAVTAWVLGPFGLVLLLGSLMYARSAYTTATVRSGSMTPTYAVGERLFVERVGGERIRRGDVVLFSAPDRYGSAGSVIQRVIGVGGDRVACCGGEGANERITVNGKPLDEPYLQDGVVDEVHRQYDPYDVTVPEGRLFLLGDHRLNARDSRYFLDDHGGTVPVGAVQGRVVGHRAVPIALAVTGMLGVPIALAGVGFGIAAFVVRRRSRAVPPTPPWAVQQV
- the ahcY gene encoding adenosylhomocysteinase; translation: MTTVDNRQDFKVADLSLAEFGRKEITLAEHEMPGLMSIRKEYAEAQPLAGARVTGSLHMTVQTAVLIETLAALGAEVRWASCNIFSTQDHAAAAIAVGPNGTPDNPQGVPVFAWKGETLEEYWWCTEQALTWPNTPTGGPNMILDDGGDATLLVHKGVEYEKDGKVPSVDTAESDEHRVILELLNRTITDGSQKWTQLASEIRGVTEETTTGVHRLYEMHRDGTLLFPAINVNDAVTKSKFDNKYGCRHSLIDGINRATDVLIGGKTAVVCGYGDVGKGCAESLRGQGARVIITEIDPICALQAAMDGYQVTTLDEVIDKADIFVTTTGNKDIIMAADMAKMKHQAIVGNIGHFDNEIDMAGLAKIPGIVKDEVKPQVHTWKFPDGKVLIVLSEGRLLNLGNATGHPSFVMSNSFADQTLAQIELFTKPEEYPTDVYVLPKHLDEKVARLHLDSLGVKLTTLRPEQASYIGVEVDGPYKSDHYRY